A genomic region of Elaeis guineensis isolate ETL-2024a chromosome 9, EG11, whole genome shotgun sequence contains the following coding sequences:
- the LOC105051169 gene encoding norbelladine 4'-O-methyltransferase yields the protein MDPPPGHAIHLLKNDALYKYILEASVYPREHQQLKALREVTKKKEWNFWMVPPEECLHLSMLLKLMNAKKTIELGVFTGYSLLATALALPEDGKVTAIDINRSYFEIGLPFIQRAGVENKINFIESEALPVLDKMLQEVKEDELFDFAFVDADKFNYGEYHERLLKLVKIGGVIVYDDTLWSGRMVAPVGTPISKYDAEVRDYFLKFNHFLATDSRIEMSHVCVGGGIIICRRLI from the exons ATGGATCCCCCGCCAGGACATGCAATACATCTCCTGAAGAATGATGCCCTTTATAAG taTATATTGGAGGCAAGTGTTTATCCACGAGAGCATCAACAACTTAAGGCATTGAGAGAGGTGACTAAGAAAAAAGAGTG GAATTTCTGGATGGTGCCTCCAGAGGAATGCCTACATCTTTCTATGCTTCTAAAGCTCATGAATGCAAAGAAGACAATTGAGCTTGGTGTGTTCACAGGTTATTCACTCCTTGCGACAGCACTAGCATTACCGGAGGATGGCAAG GTCACAGCAATTGACATTAACAGATCATACTTTGAGATAGGACTACCATTTATTCAAAGAGCGGGAGTGGAAAACAAGATTAATTTTATTGAATCAGAAGCTCTCCCTGTTCTTGATAAAATGCTTCAGGAG GTAAAAGAAGATGAGTTGTTTGATTTTGCATTTGTTGATGCTGACAAGTTCAACTATGGAGAATATCATGAACGCTTACTTAAACTTGTGAAGATTGGAGGAGTTATTGTCTATGATGATACTCTTTGGTCTGGTCGTATGGTTGCTCCAGTGGGTACTCCTATTTCTAAGTATGATGCTGAAGTCAGAGACTACTTTCTAAAGTTTAATCATTTTTTGGCTACTGACTCCCGGATTGAGATGTCACATGTTTGTGTTGGAGGTGGAATCATCATCTGTAGGCGTCTGATCTGA